GTCTTGGCCCCGCGCAGGATGTCGATCAGGTGTCCGGCACCGAAGGCCTGCCCGCGTTCTCGCTGGAGCCGCACGATCGTCGACAGGAGCTTCTGCGCGGCGATGAGGCCGTCCCACGTGTCGGGCGGCGTGAGGCAGGTGTCGCAGTTGCCGCACGGTACGGAGCGTTGCCCGAAGTAGTCGAGGAGGTTCTGCCGCCGGCATCCGACCGTCTCGCACAGGGCGAGCATGGCGTCGAGGTGCTGGCCGAGGCGCAGCTTGTACGAGCGGTCGCCCGGCGACTGATCGATCATGCGGCGCTGCTGCACGACATCGCCGAGGCCGTAGGCCATCCAGACGACCGAGGGGTCGCCGTCGCGGCCGGCGCGCCCCGTCTCCTGGTAGTAGCCCTCGACCGACTTGGGCAGGTCGATGTGGGCGACGAAGCGCACGTCGGGTTTGTCGATGCCCATGCCGAAGGCGATGGTCGCGACCATGATGACGCCGTCGTCGCGCAGGAACCGCGATTGATTCGCCGCCCGGACCGAGGCGTCGAGACCCGCGTGGTACGGCAGGGCGTCGAGGCCCTGCGTGCAGAGGTACGCGGCCATCTGCTCGACGCTCTTGCGGCTGAGCGCATAGACGATGCCGGCCGAGCCCTCGGGCTGCCCCTTGATGAACTGCACGAGCTGACGCCGCGGGTCGACCTTGGCGTCGATGCGGTACTGGATGTTGGGCCGGTCGAAGCTCGCGACGAAGCCGCGGGCGTCGCGCAGACGCAGGCGCTCGACGATCTCCTGCGCGGTGGCCGGGGTCGCCGTGGCGGTGAGGGCCATGCGGGGGACGCCGGGGAAGCGGTCGGCGAGGTCGCCGAGGGCCAGGTAATCGGGGCGGAAGTCGTGACCCCACTGCGATACGCAGTGCGCCTCGTCGATGGCGATGACGCTGAGGCGGCCGCGGGCGAGGAACGCGAGCGTCTGCGCGCCGTTCAGGCGCTCGGGCGCCACGTACAGCAGGTCGAGTTCGCCGGCGAGGTACGCCTGCTCGACGGCCTGGCGTTCGGCGGGCGCCTGGGTGGAGTTGAGGTAGCCCGCGCGGACACCGCTGGCGATGAGCGCCTCGACCTGGTCGTGCATGAGGGCGATCAGCGGACTGACGACGAGCCCCGTGCCCGGGCGGACCAGCGCCGGCACCTGGTACGTGACGCTCTTGCCGCCGCCCGTCGGCATGAGCACGACCGCGTCGCCGCCGGCGACGACGTGCTGCACGATGTCGGCCTGATCGCCGCGGAACGCGTCGTAGCCGTAGACCTCGTGCAGCACCTCTCGCGGGTCGCGGCCGGTGAAGTCACGCACGGCGGGCAGCTCGCGCGCGGTACCCGTCGCCGCGACCGCGCGAGCGAACGGCGACGACGGGTCGACGGGCGGCGGGGGCGCGTCGAAGTCGTCGGGCGGAGCGATCTCATCGGGATCCCACACAGCGCCCGCGTACGGGTCGTCGGGGATGTCGTACGGCTCGGGCGTCACGTCGGCGTATGACTCTGGTGCAGCGCCGGGATATGTCACCCCACCACGGTAACCCGGGGTACCGACACCGACGGCGCCCCGGCATCCGTCGGTGGAGGCCGGGGCGCCGTCGTGGGCTGTGGAGGACGGGAGACGGACGTGGCAGACGTCCTCCGCCGACGGGCCGCCTCGACGCCACCGCGCCATGCCGGGACCGCCGAGGCCTCAGCCGAGCGTGCGGGTGAGCGGAGTCGGCGGCGCGGTCACGGGCGCGTCCAGGTCGATACGACGTGCGGCGCAGCCGGTGCAGCGGACATACCGCACGCGCCCCTCACTGGTGAGATGCATCGACTCGGTGCGCCAGGCGTGCTCGTGGGCGGTTGCCGCGACGGCGAGGGAAGAAGGGCGAGGCGCAGTCATGGAACCAGCGTGATGTCACGCCGTTGAGCACTTCAACCCTTACAGCAGGCGTCGTCGTCACGACGCCGACCGGCCGAAAGTCCGAACCGCGTAACGGCCTCGAAATGCCACTCCAGTGTTCATGAAATCTACATCTCGTAGCGTCGGACCAGCTGGCATCGCGTATTCGGGATGCCGCACCCTCACCCATGAAGCACCAAGGCTTACTGGAGACACAGCAGATGACGTTCCTTTCCTCCCGACGCGCGAAGCGCGTCGTCGCGGCCCTCGCCGGGGTCGCTCTCACCGCCCTCGCCCTCACCGCCTGCGCCGGCGGGTCCGGCTCGAGCGGCGAGTCCGCCGACACCTCCGCAGAGGGCTACGGCGATCTCACCCTTCAGCTCAGCTGGATCCTCAACGAGGAGTTCGCGGGAGAGTACTTCGCCGACAGCAAGGGCTACTTCGCCGAGGCCGGCTTCTCCGGCGTCAACCTCGTCCCCGGCCCCTCCACCGGCGTCGCGGAGCTGCTCTCGGGCAGCGCCGACGTCGCGCTCAGCGACGCCGTCTCGGTGGGCTCGGCGGTCGCGTCCGAGGGCGCCCCGGTGAAGATCATCGGCTCGACCTTCCAGCGCAACCCCTTCACGATCCTGTCCCTCAAGAGCGGCGGCGACATCACCACCGTCGACGACCTCAAGGGCAAGAAGATCGGCATCCAGGACTCGAACACGTCGCTGTTCAACGCCTTCCTCAAGGCGAACGGCGTCGACCCGAGCGAACTGACGATCGTGCCCGTGCAGTACGACCCGGCGCCGCTCGTCAACGGCGAGGTCGACGGCTTCATGGCGTACCTGACCAACGAGTCCATCACGGTCGCGGCGCAGGGCCTCGAGGTGAGCAACCTCCCGTTCGCCGACAACGGTCTGCCGTTCGTGGCCGAGACCTTCGTCGCGACCGACGAGACGATCGCCAACGAGCCCGAGAAGCTCAAGGCGTTCCTCGCGGCCGAGATCCGCGGCTGGACCGACGCGCTGAAGGACCCGGAGGAGGGCTCGCGCCTGGCCGTCGAGGAGTACGGCAAGGACCTCGACCTGAACCCGCAGAACTCCCTCGCCGGCGCGAAGGCGCAGAACGAGCTCATCGTCTCCGACGAGACCGCCGAGAACGGCCTGTTCTCCATCAGCGCCGACCTGCAGGAGGCGACGGTCAAGAGCCTCGCCGACGCCGGTCTCACGCTCGAGGCGTCGCAGCTGTTCGACCTGAGCCTGCTGCAGCAGGTCTACGAAGAGAACCCCGACCTGAAGAACTACGCGGGCTGACGACCCCGCGGGAAGAAGCCATCGTGACCGATACGGCTCTCCAGACCGGTGCCCAGGCGAACAGCCTGGGCACCGGCCTCCAGATCACCGGCCTGAACAAGGTCTTCAGCGTGGGACGCAAGAGCGTCGCCGCGCTCCAAGACGCGAACCTCCACACCGACAAGGGCACGTTCCTCGCCCTGCTGGGCCCCTCCGGGTGCGGCAAGTCCACGATCCTGCGCATCCTCGCCGGACTCGAGGACCCGACCAGCGGCACGACTCGGGTGGACGGCAAGAGCCCGAAGGAGTTGCGTCGCGGCAACGAGCTGGGCATCGCGTTCCAGGACTCCGCGCTCCTGCCGTGGCGCAGCGTCCAGTCCAACATCCAGCTGCCGTTCGAGGTGGCCGGCAAGCCCGTCGACAAGGCGTACGTCGCCGAGATGATCGAGCTGGTCGGGCTCAAGGGCTTCGAGAAGGCCAAGCCCGCACAGCTGTCCGGCGGCATGCGCCAGCGCGTGTCGATCGCGCGGTCGCTCATCATGAAGCCGTCGGTGCTGCTGTTCGACGAGCCTTTCGGCGCTCTCGACGACATGACGCGACAGAAGCTCAACCTCGAGCTGCTGCGCATCTGGACCGAGAAGCCCGCGACGACGCTGCTGGTGACCCACGGCATCTCGGAGGCGATCTTCCTCTCCGACCAGGTCGCGGTCATGAGCCCGCGCCCCGGTCGGATCAAGGAGGTCATGCAGATCGACCTCCCGCGGCCGCGGACACCCGAGATGATGCGCACGCCCGAGTTCCACGCGTACGTCGACCAGGCCTCCGAACTGCTCTTCGGCGTCGGGGGCGCCGCCACCGATGACCACTGAGGTCCGCAAGGGCCGCGCCATCCAGTGGGAGGACGTGCGCCTCCCGGCATGGGTCACCGGCCTCATCGGCGGCGTGGCGATCGTCCTGCTGTGGTGGATCCTCGCCGCGACGGTGTTCTCGAACGTCGGTCCCGGCGGGGTCCAGGCCATCCCGACCCCCCTGCAGGTCGTCCTCGAATTCGGGGCGACCGGGTGGGACTTCTACGCCCGCAACCTCAGCGTCACGCTCGCCGAGGCGGGCACCGGCTACCTGTGGGGCAACGGTCTCGCCCTCCTCCTGTCCGCGCTCGTGCTCGTCGTGCCGCGCCTGGAGGGGGTGGTGATGCAGATCGCGATCATCACGTACTGCATCCCGATCGTCGCCCTGGGACTGATCCTCATCGTCATCGCGCCGCTCCCCCAGCCGGGGCAGCTGTCGACGACGGCGATCTTCCTCGCCGCGCTCAGCTGCTTCTTCACGACGGTCGTCGGTGCCCTGCTGGGCCTCAAGGCCGCCGACCGGGCGAGCCTCGACGTCATCACCGTGTACGGCGGCTCCCGGCTCACCCAGCTGCGCAAGGTGCGACTGATCGCCGCGCTGCCCGCCATCCTCAACGCGCTGCAGATCGCCGTGCCCGCCGCCTTCCTCGGTGCGGTGCTGGGCGAGTTCTTCGGCAAGATCACCGTCGGCATCGGTCCGGCGATGATCGCCGCGCAGCAGGCGCTCAATGCCCCGCGCGTGTGGGACATCGCCCTCGTCTCGGGTGCCGTGGCCCTCGCCGGCTACGGACTCCTGGGGCTGATCTCGCGGGCCGTCGCGCCCTGGTCGAAGGGAACGAATCGATGACCGATGCCGCCGTGGCCTCGCTGAGCACGCCCGCCTCCGAGCAGCAGCTGTCCGAAGCCGGACGTGCCACGCCGCCGCTTCCGGGTGGTCCGCGCTCCGATCTGTCCGCCGACATCCGCCGGGCGACGCGACGCGCGACCCGCCAGGCGCTGGGGCGGAGTCTGCTGACGTTCGTCCTCACCATCATCGCCGTCATCGTGATCTGGGTGGGTGCGCTCGCCCTGTTCGGGGTGTCGACCTACGTCGGCAAGGGACCCCTGGACGTCTGGAACTTCCTGTTCACCGTCCCCGCCGCCGAGGCCAACCGCGCACAGCTCTTCGGTCAGCTCGGGGTGACCATCGGTCACTCCGCCGTCGGCTTCGGCGCCGGACTGCTCGTGGCCCTCGTCGTTGCGACCGTCTTCCAGCTCAGCAAGGGTGTCGAGCACGCGCTCATGCCGCTCGCGATGCTCCTGCGTTCGGTGCCGCTGGTGGCGATGGCGCCCGTGATCATCCTCATCTTCGGACGCGATTTCGCCTCCGTCGCCGTCATCGGCGGCATCGTCGTGCTCTTCCCGGCACTGGTGAACATCGTCTTCGGTCTGAAGTCCGCGACGCCGCAGATGAACGACCTCGTCACCGTGTACGGCGGGGGCGCCTGGACGCGCCTGCGCAAGGTCGCCCTGCCCAACTCGCTGCCCGAATTCTTCGCGGCGGTGCGCATCTCGGTGCCGGGCGCCATCACGGGAGCTCTGCTCGCCGAATGGCTCGCGGTGGGCGGTGGCATCGGCGGAGCCGTCGGCGGCTATATCGCCGGTGCGCAGTTCTCGGCCGTCTGGACGGCGGTCGTCCTGGTCACGGGAACGGCACTCGTGCTGTACAACCTGGTGCAGATCCTCGAATCCGTGGTGCTCGCGCGCATGGGCATGGCAGCCCGCCTCTGATCACGGGATGCGGCGACAGCGGCATCCATTTCTCCTCCACCCGAGGCGGCACCGACCGCCCCTGCCCGGAAGCACCCCATGACCGACATCACCGCCTTCGCGTTCGGCCTGCCCAAGGCCGAGCTCCACCTGCACCTGGAGGGTACGCTCGAGCCCGAGCTGAAGTTCGCGCTCGCCGCGCGCAATGGCATCGAACTCGCGGAGAAGACCGTCGAAGAGGTGAAGGCGACCTACGACTTCACCGACCTGACGAGCTTCCTCGCCGTGTACTACCCGGCGATGCGCGTGCTGCAGACCGCCGAGGACTTCCACGACCTCGCCTGGGCCTACCTGCAGAAGGCGAAGGAACAGGGCGTCGTCCACGTCGAGATGTTCTTCGATCCGCAAGCGCACACCAGCCGAGGCGTGCCGTTCGAGAACGTCATCACGGGCTACCGGCGTGCCGCACTGCGTGCGCAGCAGGAGCTGGGCGTCTCGGCCGAGCTCATCCTCTGCTTCCTCCGCGACTTCTCCGCCGAGTACGCCATGGCCACGCTCATGGAGGCGTTGCCGTACAAGGCGTGGATCCTCGGCGTGGGCCTCGACTCGGACGAGCGCGACAACCCGCCGGCGAAGTTCGCCGAGGTCTTCGCCCGCGCCAAGGCCGAGGGTTTCCTGACGACGATGCACTGCGACATCGATCAGGTCGGCTCGATCGACAACATCCGCGCGGTGATCGAGGAGATCGGGGTGGACCGCATCGATCACGGCACGAACATCGTCGAGGATCCGTCACTGGTCGCTCTCGCCAAGGAGCGCGGCTTGGGGTTCACCACCTGCCCGGTGTCGAACTCGTTCGTGACGAGTCAGATGAAGGCCGACGAGATCGTGGGACTTCTGCACGAGGGCGTCCGGGTCATGGTGAACTCCGACGACCCGGCGTACTTCGGCGCGTACGTGGCGGAGAACTACGTCGCGCTGGCGAAGCAGGCAGGGCTCGAGGCGGCTGACCTCGCCCAGCTCGCGATCAACTCCTTCGAAGCGTCGTGGCTCACTCCCGCGCGTCGTGACGCGTACGTCGCCGAGGTGCGCGAGTACGCCGCAGCACACGGCGTCATCCTCGGCGACTGAGCGCGATGGCCTCGTCCTGCGCGTCCGGCATCGGGGTCGACGCGGACGAGTCGGTCGCGAACCGACGGCTCGGCATCCGCCACGCACGTGCCATGACGCTCGACCAGCCGGCGGATGCCATGGCACTGCCGCACCCGTTCCTCAGCCGGCTCGAGCGCGGGCCGGCCCTCCCGAGCCTGTCGTGGTGACGCAGGGCGTCGACGTGCACCCGAGGAAGGACGACGCATGATCTCGCTGCCCGACTACCTGCAGCTGCTGCCGAAGACCGAGCTGCACTGCCACCTGACATCGACCATCCGGGCGGCCACGCTCCACGAGCTGGCCACGCGATACGGCGTACCGCTGTGGACCGATGACATCCAGAGACTGTTCGACTTCGCCGACCTGGTCGACTTCTTGCGCGGGTGGCGCGTGGCCCACGAGGTGCTGCGCACCCCCGACGACATCGCCCGCGTGGCCTGGGAGGGCGTCGAGGACGCGGTGCCCGACGGGAACCTGCGCTACCGCGAGTACTACGTCAACCCGCAGTATTTCGCCCATCACGCGACGCCTCTGTCGTACACGGAGGTCGTCGACGCGGTGATCGCGGGACTCTCGCGAGCCGAGCGCGACTTCGGTGTCGGGTTCCGCGTGGTCGTGGCGATCAACCGCCGCGAGTCGGCGGAGGCGGCCGTCGATCTCGTGAGGGAGATGATCGCGCACCCCCGCCCGGAGGTGGTCGGGATCGGGCAGGACGACCTCACGCCCGAGAACACCGAGGATCCGCTGCGCTTCGCCGACGCCTACGCGCTGGCCGGCGCGCATGGCCTGCGGCGCACGGCGCACGTGGGCGAGACGCCGACGGCGAGCCCGGAGAACGTGCGCACGGCGATCGAGGTGCTCGGCTGCGACCGCATCGACCACGGATACCGTGTCGTCGACGACCCCTCCATCCTCGCCCTCGCGCAGGAGCGAGGGATCGGCTTCGCCACGACACCGTGGTCGACGACGATCTGCTCGGGCTGGACGCTCGACGAGAGCCACCGCATCCGGACCATGGTGGATGCCGGACTCCCGGTGTCGGTGTCGACCGACGACGCCCTGTTCTTCCGCACCGACCTCGGCCGCGAGTACCGCGAGGGCCTCACCGCCCTCGGTCTGGACGCCGAGGACGCGAAGCGCATCGCGCTCGCCGGGATCGACATGGCGTTCTGCAGCGAATCCGACAAGCAACGGCTGCGCGCCGATTTCCGTGCGGCCTTCCTCGTTCTCGACGCGCTCCTGGAGCGCTGAGCAGCGACGCGCGCGAGCACGCCAGCGCCATTTCGCGGCGCGCAGTGCGCCGCGTTGCGCGGAGGTCCGGAAGACAGGCGGGTATCCACGTGCTGTAATGCACGTGTGCATCTCAACCCTTACGGTGAATATGCCGTGCTCCTCGCCGCGTCGCTCGCGAACGACTGGCCGGCCGACCGCGAGGGCATCGAGCGGCGCACGCGGGAGAGGGGGATGACGATGACCTTCCCCGTGGCATCCGACGATCACGAACGCACCCGCGCCGTCATCGACGACTGGCTGCGGGTGGTGGACGCCGCCGATCCCGACGAACGCGCCGCCCTGCTGAACGCGCAGATGGCCGCGGTCACGGCCTACCCGAGGTTGACCGATCACGACGGGGAAGGTTGGCACCTGCACTACCGCGACAGCGACGCGGCCCTCCCCCGCGTGCTCGCCGCCGTCATCTCGGTCGGCACCTCGCTGCACTTGGTCACCCGCGGAATGAACCGGCTCGGCCGCTGCGCCGCCACCCCGTGCACGAACGTGATCGTCGACGTCACGCGCAACGGCCGACAGCGCTACTGCTCGGTGCGCTGCGCCAACCGCGCCGCCGTGCGGCGGCACCGCGCCCGCGGGTGAGAGCCGTGTCGCGCGCTGCCGGCAGGGAGGGCCGCCCCGCATAAACACGAACTGTGCGCAGAAACACGCCGAGAGCATGTTTCTGCGCACGAATCGTGTTTATGCGTGATGGCGGGCCGCGGCGTGCGGGTCCGCGAGACGGCGGACGGGATGCACCCCGACACCCGGCTCAGCCGAACGACACGTCCCGCCGCCGCCGCGACATCGCCCAGCTGACCGCCCACGCCAGCAGGAGCACGGCGACGATGACGAAGCCGAACACGTCGAGATCGGTCGCGGCGACCGCCCGCGCCGGCGCCCAGCCGACCCCGACCACGTCGACCAGCACGCCGCACATGCCCACGACGCCGACCACGAGCGCCACCGTGATCGAGATCGACATCAGCGCGATGTTGTAGCGACGCCGCCGGCCCGGACGATCGGTCGACCAGCGGTAGATCCGCGCGGTGACGATGCTGTTGAGCCCGTCGCACGCCGCCATCCCCGCCGCGAACAGCAGCGGCACGACCATCGCCGCCTGCCACGGCAGCGCGGCGCCGGCCCCACCGGCGAGCACGAGGATCGCGATGGTCGAGGCGGTGTCGAAGCCGAGCCCGAAGAGCAGGCCCACGATGAACAGCTTCCATGGGGCGTCGAGGGTCGCCGACAGGCGACCGATCAGCAGCGACACCGGCCCGGTGCCGGCGGTGTGACGGGCGCTCCTCCCGCGGATCAGTCCCGCCAGGATCACCAGGTTCACGGCGGCCATCGCCAGCAGGAACACGCTCGACACCGTCGGCCCCCACACCCCCGTCACGGCGGCGAGCGGGGACTCCTCCGAGCCGAGCTGCGAGGTCAGCGCTCCTACTCCCGCGGTGACGAGGCCGACGGCCACGACCACGACCGTGGAGTGCCCGAGCGCGAACCACAGGCCGACCCCCGAGGGGTCCTTGCCGTCGTCGGTCAGCTTGCGACTGGTGTTGTCGATGGCGGCGATGTGGTCGGCGTCGAAGGCGTGACGCACCCCGAGCAGGAACGCCGTGACGGCCATCCCCACCCCCGCGGTGGTCGTCCCCAGCGACGCCTCGCTCGGCACGAGCACGAGCGCCATCAGGGTCCAGCTGACGGCGAGCAGGAGGACGATGGTCAGCAGCACGCCGCGCGCCGCCGGAGTCAGCCGGCGCACGCCAGCACCTCCTCGTCGCGTCGTGAAGCGACGGCGGCGCGCCACAGCTCCCCCAACGGGCTATGGTGCGCCGCGTCGCCGAGGTGGCGCAGCGTGGTGCCTTCGCCTGCGAGATCGAGCCGCGCGATGCCCGTCTCGTCCACCGGGCCGAGTCGCTCGCCGAGCACCACGATGCTGTCCATCACGCGGGCTCGACCGAGCACCCCGGGCTCCGGCCGGTCGCCCTGCACCTCGAGCGTCTCGCGCAGCAGGGGCCCCGCGGCATCCGTGGCATCCAGGTCGGACGACAGACGCCCCCCGGACTCCCCTGTGCGCCCGAGCACGAGCGTCTCGCGCAGAGCGACCGAAGATCCGGATGACAACCGCAGCACCGTCGAGCGCAGGAGCTCCCCGTCGGCGGTGACCACCGTGGGCAGTCCCTCCCAGGTGAGGCGCGCCCCGGGGGCGAGGGTGATGGCCGCGTGCCAGCCCGAGGGCTCGTCGCCGAGGTCGGGCCGGCCGTAGACGACGAGTCCGCCGATGTCGACCAGGTCGAGCGTGCACCCCTCCCCCACGCGGATGTCGAGGTGCACGTGATCGCCGGGGAGCAGCATCGCGCGCCCCGCGACGAGGGCGACCTCGACCCGGCGGCGGCGCCGCGCGACCAGGCGCGGGACGATGAGCTCGCCCGCGAGGGAGTACGCCGCGTCCGTACCGCGCGGCGCGACCTCGACGATCGTCGTGCTCACCCGAGCGCCCCGGCGGGCGCGTGGTCGTGCGGGTGCGCGTGGTCGTGCGGGTGCGCGTGGTCGTCGTGCGAATGGGAGTGCGCGCGATCGCCGCCCTCGTGGTCGTGCACGTGGAGGTAGCCCTCGCCGTCCTCGTCGGCGTGGAAGTGCGGCGCCATCGGGCCCGGGTCCTGCGGCACGTGCGAACCGTCGACATGCGCGGCGATCATCGACAGCACCCAGCTCTTCAGCGTCGCCACGGAGTCGGCATCCGTCCGCGAGAGCGCCAGCACGACGCGGCCGTCGCGGGCCTCGGTCGCGTCGGCGACCATGCGGGGCACGTCGACGCCGACGTACGGCGCGAGATCGGTCTTGTTCACCACGAGCAGGTCGGCGCGGGCGATGCCGGGGCCGCCCTTGCGGGCGACGTCTCCGCCGCCGGCGACGTCGAGCACGAAGATCTGCGCGTCGACGAGCGCGGGCGAGAACGTGGCCGTGAGGTTGTCGCCGCCGGACTCGATCACGACGAGGTCGAGCGGAGCGAAGGCGCGCTCGAGGTCTTCGGCGGCGAGGAGGTTGGCGGTGGGATCGTCGCGGATCGCCGTGTGCGGGCAGGCCCCCGTCTCGACGGCGACGATGCGCTCCGGATCGAGCACGCCGGCCGAGCGCAGGAAGCGGGCGTCTTCGTCGGTGTAGATGTCGTTGGTGATGACGCCGATGCGGATCTCGTCGGCCAGCGCCCGGCAGAGGGTCGCGATCAGCGAGGACTTGCCGGTGCCGACGGGACCGGCGACGCCGAGGCGCAGGGCGCGGGTGGGGGTGTTCTCAGGCACGGAAGAGCCTCCTACGGGATCGGGCGTGGGCTTCGGCCCACGCTTCGGACTGCGGCGCGGATGCCGCGGGGATGTCGGACGGATCGGTGAGGGATGCCACCTCGTCGAGGCGGTCGTCGACCTCGGCGCACACCGCGGTGACGAGCGAGACGAGTTCGAGGGGGTCGCGGGGTTCGAGCTTGAGCACGGCCGCGGTCGCGGCCTGCAGGTCTTCGTAGACGACGACGCGCGCGAGCTCGCCCGCGCCGATGCCGAGACCGGATGCCAGGACGCCGAGCACGCACGGGCGCGGGGGCGGCACCGGCCGCTGTCGCCACGCCGCGAGCGCGCCCTCGTCGGGCAGCAGCTCCGCCCCGACGCGGAGGTAGCCGCGTGCGAGCAACCGCGACGCGTCGCGCTGGGCGGCGCTCGGCGTGCGCGCCTCCCAGGCCCGCTCGACGGGGTCCAGATCGGCACCCGCGCGATGCTGTGCGAGCGTCACCACCGCCGTGCCCGCCTCCACGAGCGTCGTCGTGCGGACGCGCGCCCGCAGCAGCGCCGGCAGCTCCGCGGGGTCGAGACCGGCCAGGAGCGCCGGCTCGACACCCGCGGACTGCGCGTGCCCGCCCGAGGGCAGGCGGGCGTCGGCCAGCAGGAGCGTGGCGAACAGGGGCGCGACGGAGGCCATCAGAACAGCTGATAGAGCTGAGCGAGCGGGAGCGCGGAGGCAGGGGCCTCCTCCACTTTCTCGCCGTCGATGCTGATGTCGAACGTGTCGGGGCGGATGTCGATGCGCGGCAGCGCGTCGTTGTTGCGCATGTCGGCCTTCCCCACCTCGCGGGTGGACTTCAGCGGCAGGAGGCGGCGCGACAGGCCGAGCCGCTCTTCGAGGCCGGCGGCGAGCGCGTGCGGCGACACGAACGACACCGAGAGCGTCGCGCCGATGGCATCCGCGAACGAGGGCCGCATGAGCACGGGCTGCGGGGTGGGGATCGAGGCGTTCGGGTCGCCGAGCGCACCCCAGACGAGCCCGCCGCCCTTCATGACGACCGCGGGACGGAAGCCGAAGAAGCGCGGGTCCCACAGCACCAGGTCGGCGAGACGCCCGACCTCGATCGACCCGACCTCGTGGTCGATACCGTGCGCGATGGCCGGGTTGACCGTGTACTTCGCCACGTAGCGACGCGCGCGCTCGTTGTCGGCGGGCAGGCTCATGCCGAGGCTCCCGCGCCGCGCCTTCATGACGTGGGCGACCTGCCACGTGCGCGTGATGACCTCGCCGATGCGTCCCATCGCCTGGGCATCGGACGACGTGATGGAGATGGCCCCCATGTCGTGCAGGATGTCCTCGGCCGCGATCGTGGTGGCCCGGATGCGCGACTCCGCGAACGCGAGGTCCTCCGGCACCCCCGGGTTGAGGTGGTGGCAGACCATCAGCATGTCGAGGTGCTCGGCCACCGTGTTCACGGTGTGCGGCAGCGTCGGGTTCGTGGATCCCGGGATGACGTACGGCAGGCTCGCGATCGAGAGGATGTCGGGCGCGTGCCCACCGCCGGCGCCCTCGACGTGGAAGGCGTGGATGCTGCGCCCGGCCATCGCGTCGATGGTGGATTCCACGAAGCCCGCTTCGTTGAGCGAGTCGCTATGAAGGGCGACCTGCAGCCCCCAGTCCTCGGCCGCCTGCAGGCTCGCGTCGATCGCGGCGGGGGTCGAGCCCCAATCCTCGTGCACTTTGTAGCCCGCGGCCCCGGCGAGCGCCTGCTCCTCGAACGCGGCGCGTGAGACGGTGTTGCCCTTGCCCAGCAGCAGCACGTTCACCGGCAGCCGGTCGAGCGAGCGATGCATCTGCTCCAGATGCCAGGCACCCGGCGTCACGGTGGTGGCCTTGGACCCCTCCGAGGGACCGGTGCCGCCGCCGACGATCGTGGTGATGCCCGCGGCGAGCGCCTCATGGATCTGCGAGGGCGAGAGCAGGTGCACGTGGGAGTCGATGCCACC
The DNA window shown above is from Microbacterium proteolyticum and carries:
- a CDS encoding urease subunit alpha codes for the protein MRIDRERYARIYGPTAGDQIRLGDTDLWIEIEQDLTVGGEEAVFGGGKSIRESMAQSTWSRADGALDTVITNAIILDWWGIVRADVGIRDGRIVGIGRAGNPDIADGVDPRLVIGPSTDVISGEGRILTAGGIDSHVHLLSPSQIHEALAAGITTIVGGGTGPSEGSKATTVTPGAWHLEQMHRSLDRLPVNVLLLGKGNTVSRAAFEEQALAGAAGYKVHEDWGSTPAAIDASLQAAEDWGLQVALHSDSLNEAGFVESTIDAMAGRSIHAFHVEGAGGGHAPDILSIASLPYVIPGSTNPTLPHTVNTVAEHLDMLMVCHHLNPGVPEDLAFAESRIRATTIAAEDILHDMGAISITSSDAQAMGRIGEVITRTWQVAHVMKARRGSLGMSLPADNERARRYVAKYTVNPAIAHGIDHEVGSIEVGRLADLVLWDPRFFGFRPAVVMKGGGLVWGALGDPNASIPTPQPVLMRPSFADAIGATLSVSFVSPHALAAGLEERLGLSRRLLPLKSTREVGKADMRNNDALPRIDIRPDTFDISIDGEKVEEAPASALPLAQLYQLF